A genomic segment from Bacillus cereus G9842 encodes:
- a CDS encoding SCO family protein, producing the protein MKRYQKIIGLMVVFCLFVLAGCSGSGSKLRKPLNWDLETFQFTNQDGKQFGTKDLKGKVWVADFMFTNCQTVCPPMTANMAKLQKMAKEEKIDVQFVSFSVDPDLDKPENLKAFIQKFTEDTSNWNLLTGYSLEDITKFSKDNFQSLVDKPENGQVMHGTSFYLIDQNGKVMKKYSGISNTPYEDIIRDMKRLVD; encoded by the coding sequence ATGAAGCGTTATCAAAAAATAATTGGTCTTATGGTTGTATTTTGTCTCTTTGTACTTGCAGGATGTAGTGGATCAGGTTCAAAGCTTCGTAAACCATTGAATTGGGATTTAGAAACTTTCCAATTTACAAATCAAGATGGAAAGCAATTTGGTACAAAAGATTTAAAAGGGAAAGTTTGGGTTGCAGATTTTATGTTCACAAATTGTCAAACAGTTTGTCCACCAATGACTGCAAATATGGCCAAGCTGCAAAAGATGGCAAAAGAAGAGAAGATAGACGTTCAGTTTGTTTCATTTAGTGTAGATCCAGACCTTGATAAACCAGAAAATCTGAAAGCATTTATTCAAAAGTTTACAGAGGATACTAGTAACTGGAATTTATTAACGGGATATTCGTTAGAAGATATTACAAAGTTTTCAAAAGATAATTTCCAATCACTTGTAGATAAGCCGGAGAACGGTCAGGTCATGCATGGTACATCATTTTATTTAATTGATCAAAACGGAAAAGTAATGAAAAAGTATAGTGGCATTAGTAATACGCCATACGAAGACATTATACGTGATATGAAGCGATTAGTGGATTAA
- the tatC gene encoding twin-arginine translocase subunit TatC: MSVVEHIVELRKRVIYTVLSFVLFLIIGFTFTKDIYFWLVKDLPMKLTVLGPSDVLWIFFSIATVFAIVCTIPFAAIQIWLFVKPGLHPNEQKMTIMYIPVLSILFIAGLCFGYFIVMPFLFHFLTTIGNEMFNTMFTTEKYFHFVLNLTVPFAVIFELPVVVMFLTSIGILTAEFLIKIRRYAYVALIIIASCISPPDFLSHSLVAVPLICIYEVSIALSKVVSKRKKKREEMQSKSASL, encoded by the coding sequence ATGAGCGTAGTAGAACATATTGTTGAGCTTCGAAAAAGAGTAATATATACGGTGTTATCCTTTGTACTATTTTTAATTATCGGATTTACTTTTACAAAGGATATTTATTTTTGGCTTGTAAAAGATTTACCAATGAAATTAACTGTTCTCGGTCCAAGTGATGTATTGTGGATTTTTTTCTCGATTGCTACAGTATTTGCTATCGTTTGTACAATTCCTTTTGCTGCTATACAAATTTGGTTATTTGTAAAACCGGGTTTACATCCAAATGAACAAAAGATGACAATAATGTATATACCGGTATTGTCTATATTATTTATTGCAGGTTTATGTTTTGGATACTTTATTGTAATGCCATTTCTATTTCACTTTTTAACTACGATAGGTAATGAAATGTTTAATACGATGTTTACGACAGAAAAGTATTTTCATTTTGTACTTAATTTAACAGTCCCATTTGCTGTGATTTTTGAATTACCAGTCGTTGTAATGTTTTTAACTAGTATTGGAATACTTACGGCGGAATTTTTAATAAAAATAAGAAGATATGCTTACGTAGCACTGATTATCATTGCATCTTGTATATCACCGCCTGACTTTTTATCTCATAGTTTAGTTGCGGTGCCGCTTATTTGTATTTATGAAGTAAGTATTGCTTTATCAAAGGTTGTTAGTAAGAGGAAAAAGAAAAGAGAAGAAATGCAGTCGAAAAGTGCCTCGTTATAA
- a CDS encoding lysophospholipid acyltransferase family protein, translating into MIQTFFKIFYLILIVIAITPRMWRLKRQVNTMAPKEKDNAVYKTTNWFGKKMVRVAGGTVEVKGLENVPKDKPVLVVSNHQSNMDIPVLLGYLNKPIGFVSKAEIKKFPVVPTWMELMNCVFMDRSDRRQSLKAIKDGIELLKNGHSIVIFPEGTRSKGGEVGEFKAGSFHLAVKSGVAILPVTLDGTYKMFEANGNRMKPAHATVTISKPITPEDYANMDIKELTKHTQEVIASQLHK; encoded by the coding sequence ATGATTCAAACGTTTTTTAAAATCTTTTATTTAATTTTAATCGTAATTGCGATTACACCGAGAATGTGGCGTCTTAAAAGACAAGTAAATACGATGGCGCCAAAAGAAAAAGATAATGCTGTGTACAAAACGACAAATTGGTTTGGTAAGAAAATGGTACGTGTAGCTGGAGGGACAGTAGAAGTGAAAGGGCTTGAAAATGTTCCGAAAGACAAGCCGGTACTAGTTGTAAGTAATCACCAAAGTAATATGGATATCCCTGTTTTACTAGGTTACTTAAATAAACCAATTGGATTCGTGTCAAAAGCAGAAATTAAAAAGTTCCCAGTTGTGCCAACTTGGATGGAACTTATGAATTGTGTATTTATGGATCGTAGCGATCGTCGTCAATCTCTTAAAGCAATTAAAGATGGAATCGAGCTATTAAAGAATGGACATTCTATCGTAATTTTCCCAGAAGGGACAAGAAGTAAGGGTGGCGAAGTTGGAGAGTTTAAGGCTGGTAGTTTTCATCTTGCAGTAAAGTCAGGTGTAGCAATTTTACCTGTAACGTTAGATGGTACATATAAGATGTTTGAAGCGAATGGAAATCGTATGAAGCCAGCTCATGCAACAGTAACAATTTCTAAGCCGATTACACCTGAAGATTATGCGAATATGGATATTAAAGAATTAACGAAGCATACACAGGAAGTTATCGCATCACAATTACATAAGTAG
- a CDS encoding GNAT family N-acetyltransferase, producing MITFEKVTIENESVVKEMFKSHSLGEKKVQYCVKVDDTYIGVIDYSVQEERAVLSQLIIHFDYQGYGYGTNTYFTFEEMMKQRNVKEIKVLQEELTEKAHSFIESFGFTSEDGAYVKKI from the coding sequence ATGATTACGTTTGAGAAAGTTACTATAGAAAATGAAAGCGTTGTTAAAGAAATGTTTAAATCGCATAGTTTAGGTGAGAAAAAGGTACAGTATTGTGTGAAAGTTGATGATACATATATTGGTGTAATAGATTATAGTGTTCAAGAGGAACGAGCTGTTTTATCACAGCTAATTATTCATTTTGATTACCAAGGTTATGGTTATGGTACAAATACGTATTTTACATTTGAAGAAATGATGAAACAAAGAAATGTGAAAGAAATAAAAGTGCTACAAGAGGAATTAACAGAAAAAGCGCATTCTTTCATAGAGAGTTTTGGCTTTACTTCAGAAGATGGAGCGTATGTGAAGAAAATATAA
- a CDS encoding twin-arginine translocase TatA/TatE family subunit: MFSNIGFPGLILILVAVLILFGPKKLPEIGKALGETLKEFKKSTKELTDDAFQEKEKKEKM, encoded by the coding sequence ATGTTTTCAAATATTGGCTTTCCAGGGTTAATTTTAATTTTAGTAGCAGTACTCATTTTATTTGGGCCTAAAAAATTGCCGGAAATCGGGAAGGCTTTAGGGGAAACGTTAAAAGAGTTTAAAAAATCAACGAAAGAATTGACAGATGACGCATTTCAAGAAAAGGAAAAGAAAGAAAAAATGTAA
- a CDS encoding DegV family protein, with the protein MQKIKIVTDSTADLSQEVIEKYDIHVLPLSISVNGQTYLDRVDLQPDEFIEEMLKSEELPKTSQPAMGTFVEMYNKLGEDGSEVLSIHMTSGMSGTVATANSAASMTDTKVTVVDSQFITHALAYQVIEAAKMANEGRSLEEILKRVDEVRKNTRLYVVVDTLENLVKGGRIGKGKAFIGSLLNIKPIASLEDGVYNPVTKVRSQGQIVKTLAKLFEQDTAGKVVKAVAIPHAKAIPLAESMKAAVEKVSGFAQSEIFYTTPIISTHTGPGAIGFMYLAE; encoded by the coding sequence ATGCAAAAAATTAAAATTGTAACAGATTCAACGGCAGATTTATCACAAGAAGTAATCGAGAAGTATGACATTCATGTTCTACCATTATCAATCTCTGTAAATGGACAAACATATTTAGATCGCGTTGATCTACAACCAGATGAATTTATTGAAGAAATGCTTAAATCAGAGGAATTACCAAAAACATCGCAACCAGCAATGGGTACATTTGTAGAAATGTATAACAAGTTAGGTGAAGATGGAAGTGAAGTACTTTCCATTCATATGACAAGTGGAATGAGTGGTACTGTAGCAACTGCAAATAGTGCTGCATCAATGACCGATACAAAAGTAACAGTTGTTGATTCTCAATTTATTACACATGCTTTAGCATATCAAGTAATTGAAGCTGCAAAAATGGCAAATGAAGGGCGCTCACTAGAAGAAATTTTAAAACGTGTAGATGAAGTAAGAAAGAATACTCGTTTATATGTAGTAGTAGATACATTAGAAAACTTAGTGAAGGGTGGACGTATCGGTAAAGGAAAAGCGTTTATCGGTTCGCTGCTTAATATAAAGCCAATTGCTAGTCTTGAAGACGGTGTTTATAATCCTGTAACGAAAGTTCGTAGCCAAGGCCAAATTGTAAAAACATTAGCTAAGTTATTTGAGCAAGATACAGCTGGAAAAGTTGTAAAGGCTGTTGCAATTCCACATGCGAAAGCAATTCCTTTAGCTGAAAGTATGAAAGCGGCGGTTGAAAAAGTGAGTGGGTTTGCTCAATCAGAAATTTTCTATACAACGCCTATAATTAGTACTCATACAGGTCCGGGTGCAATCGGATTTATGTATTTAGCAGAGTAA
- a CDS encoding DUF2535 family protein, with protein MITKSFYFTHSTGDCIKIFEIPVLQAQHPLSFLIQSRLQLFIAKIQKQKHPRFAYSFREYLQNCLKWNDYLNVYKTNTLEKNA; from the coding sequence GTGATTACGAAAAGTTTTTATTTCACTCATTCAACAGGGGATTGTATTAAAATATTCGAAATCCCTGTCCTACAGGCGCAGCATCCATTATCGTTTCTAATTCAGTCTCGTCTTCAATTATTTATTGCAAAAATTCAAAAACAAAAACATCCAAGATTTGCATATTCTTTCCGTGAATATTTACAAAATTGTTTGAAGTGGAATGATTATTTAAATGTATATAAAACAAATACTCTTGAAAAAAATGCATGA
- a CDS encoding Hsp20/alpha crystallin family protein: MSEEKKDSSRPPVRNYLKQIDDFFEQTPLRNVIADLNHFFQKGNRLLTFPVDLYEVGEELVVTAELPGIQKEQIQIEIQSEYLKVSVKEEILEEEEETSHNYYRRERSISEASRLIKLPYSINKKAAKASYQNGVLEIRAPKLPQQHDILSID, from the coding sequence ATGAGTGAAGAAAAAAAAGATTCTTCTCGCCCACCGGTTCGTAATTACTTAAAGCAAATTGATGATTTCTTCGAGCAAACACCTCTTCGCAATGTAATCGCTGATTTAAATCATTTTTTCCAAAAAGGAAACCGTTTATTAACATTCCCTGTAGATTTATATGAAGTTGGTGAAGAACTCGTTGTTACAGCTGAACTACCAGGTATACAAAAAGAGCAAATCCAAATTGAAATACAAAGTGAATACTTAAAAGTCTCTGTAAAAGAAGAGATACTCGAAGAGGAAGAAGAAACATCCCATAACTATTATCGCCGAGAACGTTCCATTTCAGAAGCATCAAGATTGATTAAGTTGCCGTATTCAATTAATAAAAAAGCAGCAAAAGCTTCTTATCAAAACGGCGTATTAGAAATTCGGGCGCCGAAACTTCCCCAACAACATGACATTTTATCCATAGACTAA
- the trhA gene encoding PAQR family membrane homeostasis protein TrhA, with product MTEKMTRMTQFVKEEIANAITHGIGAILSIPALIILIIHASKHGTASAVVAFTVYGVSMFLLYLFSTLLHSIHHPKVEKIFTILDHSAIYLLIAGTYTPFLLITLRGPLGWTLLAIIWTLAIGGIVFKIFFVRRFIKASTLCYIIMGWLIIVAIKPLYENLTGHGFSLLLAGGILYSVGAIFFLWEKLPFNHAIWHLFVLGGSAMMFFCVLFYVLPTA from the coding sequence ATGACTGAAAAAATGACACGAATGACCCAATTTGTAAAAGAAGAAATTGCAAATGCAATTACACATGGTATCGGTGCCATTTTAAGCATCCCTGCCTTAATCATATTGATTATTCATGCTTCTAAGCACGGTACCGCATCAGCTGTAGTTGCATTTACTGTTTATGGTGTAAGCATGTTCTTACTGTACTTGTTTTCAACATTGCTACACAGCATCCATCATCCTAAAGTTGAAAAAATATTTACTATTTTAGATCATTCAGCCATTTACTTATTGATTGCTGGCACGTATACTCCTTTTCTACTTATTACACTTCGTGGCCCATTAGGATGGACGTTACTTGCTATTATATGGACACTTGCAATCGGAGGTATCGTCTTCAAAATTTTCTTTGTACGTCGCTTTATAAAGGCATCAACTTTATGTTACATCATTATGGGCTGGCTCATAATCGTTGCCATTAAACCACTTTATGAAAATCTAACTGGACATGGTTTTTCACTACTTTTAGCAGGTGGAATTTTATATTCTGTCGGAGCTATATTCTTCCTTTGGGAAAAGCTACCTTTCAACCATGCCATATGGCACCTGTTCGTTTTAGGTGGTAGTGCGATGATGTTCTTTTGTGTACTCTTTTATGTCTTACCTACAGCATAG
- a CDS encoding MBL fold metallo-hydrolase has protein sequence MAKRYENMDNVSTKKSIRSFLRWRKERKQNKKDFSFLVEQSPVKQSAFLQSNVKKTTVTWIGHSTFLIQTNGLNILTDPVWANKLKLVPRLTEPGLSIEALPKIDIVLISHGHYDHLDFSTLRQLNDDVLYLVPIGLKKLFTRKKFKHVEEYKWWESTIINEVSFHFVPAQHWTRRFLFDMNTSHWGGWIIDNETTMETIYFCGDSGYFQGFKEIGERFLIDIALMPIGAYEPEWFMKVSHVSPEEAVQAYLDLNATHFIPMHYGAFALADETPREAITRLRNNWNLRMLPWEQLHVLFLGQTFIYSNATNDKQINEKIETLHV, from the coding sequence ATGGCAAAGCGCTATGAAAATATGGATAATGTTAGTACAAAAAAATCAATTCGCTCTTTTTTACGCTGGCGTAAAGAACGAAAGCAAAACAAAAAAGATTTTTCTTTCTTAGTAGAACAATCACCCGTTAAACAAAGTGCATTTTTGCAAAGTAATGTAAAAAAAACGACTGTCACATGGATTGGGCATTCTACTTTTCTTATCCAAACGAATGGACTTAATATATTAACAGATCCAGTATGGGCCAATAAATTAAAGCTAGTTCCAAGACTTACAGAACCTGGACTCTCTATAGAAGCACTACCTAAAATTGATATTGTCCTTATTTCACATGGTCATTATGATCATTTAGATTTTTCAACTCTTCGTCAGTTGAATGATGATGTTCTATACCTTGTACCTATCGGATTAAAAAAATTATTTACTCGTAAGAAATTTAAACATGTAGAAGAGTATAAATGGTGGGAAAGTACGATAATTAACGAAGTTTCTTTTCACTTCGTACCTGCTCAGCACTGGACGAGAAGATTCTTATTTGATATGAATACGTCTCACTGGGGGGGATGGATTATTGATAATGAAACGACTATGGAAACCATATATTTTTGTGGCGACAGTGGCTATTTCCAAGGTTTCAAAGAAATTGGTGAACGCTTTTTAATTGATATTGCTCTTATGCCCATTGGCGCTTATGAACCAGAATGGTTTATGAAAGTATCTCATGTTTCACCTGAAGAGGCTGTGCAAGCTTATTTAGATTTAAACGCTACTCATTTTATACCGATGCATTACGGAGCATTTGCACTCGCCGATGAAACACCTCGTGAAGCAATAACTAGACTTCGAAATAATTGGAATTTGCGCATGTTACCATGGGAACAACTGCATGTACTCTTTTTAGGCCAAACTTTTATTTATAGTAACGCAACAAATGATAAGCAAATAAATGAAAAAATTGAAACTTTACATGTGTAA
- the asnB gene encoding asparagine synthase (glutamine-hydrolyzing), translated as MCGFVGCLCENPREFSETEKHQFENMNTMIFHRGPDDEGYFRDEHVQFGFRRLSIIDLEAGHQPLTYENDRYVIIFNGEIYNYVELREMLLEKGATFATQSDTEVIIALYAHMKEKCVDYLRGMFAFMIWDREEKKLFGARDHFGIKPLYIAQQGDTTFFASEKKSIMHVMEDKGVNPTSLQHYFTYQYGPEPETLTIDVNKIEPGHYFVKEIGKEMEIHRYWKPYFNASSATKEEHIQAIRDVLYDSVKVHMRSDVPVGSFLSGGIDSSIIASIAREMNPNLLTFSVGFEQRGFSEVDVAKETAEKLGVKNHNVFISAKEFMDEFPKIIWHMDDPLADPAAVPLYFVAKEARKHVTVVLSGEGADELFGGYNIYREPNSLKMFSYIPSPGKSVLKALSGALKEGFKGKSFLERGCTPIEERYYGNAKIFREEEKAELMKYYNESVNYMDITKPLYNEIKDYDDVSKMQYIDMFTWLRGDILLKADKMTMANSLELRVPFLDKEVFDVASKIPTELKIANGTTKAILREAARGIVPDHVLDRKKLGFPVPIRHWLKDEMHDWAINIINESKTEHLIDKQYVLNLLEAHCADKGDYSRKIWTVLAFMVWHQIYVEHKYDTNKFHEETKRAYSLV; from the coding sequence ATGTGTGGTTTTGTAGGATGTTTATGTGAAAACCCTAGAGAGTTTTCAGAAACAGAAAAACATCAATTTGAAAATATGAACACGATGATTTTCCACCGTGGTCCAGATGACGAAGGATATTTTCGTGATGAACATGTACAATTTGGCTTCCGCCGTTTAAGTATCATTGACTTAGAGGCAGGACATCAGCCGCTAACTTATGAAAATGATCGATATGTAATTATTTTTAATGGTGAAATTTACAACTATGTAGAATTACGTGAAATGTTACTTGAAAAAGGTGCAACGTTTGCAACGCAATCTGATACAGAAGTTATTATTGCATTGTATGCACATATGAAAGAAAAATGTGTAGACTACCTTCGTGGTATGTTTGCATTTATGATTTGGGATCGTGAAGAGAAGAAACTTTTCGGTGCACGTGACCACTTCGGTATTAAACCTCTATACATCGCACAGCAAGGTGATACTACATTCTTCGCATCTGAGAAGAAAAGTATTATGCATGTGATGGAAGATAAAGGCGTTAATCCAACGTCACTACAACATTATTTTACGTACCAATATGGCCCAGAGCCAGAAACATTAACAATTGATGTTAATAAAATCGAGCCTGGTCATTATTTCGTAAAAGAAATCGGTAAAGAGATGGAAATCCATCGCTACTGGAAACCTTATTTCAATGCTTCAAGTGCAACGAAAGAGGAGCATATCCAAGCAATTCGTGATGTACTATATGATTCAGTAAAAGTGCATATGCGTAGTGATGTACCAGTAGGTTCATTCTTATCTGGTGGTATCGATTCATCTATCATCGCTTCTATTGCAAGAGAAATGAATCCAAATCTTTTAACATTCTCTGTTGGTTTTGAGCAACGTGGTTTCAGTGAAGTTGATGTTGCAAAAGAAACTGCTGAGAAATTAGGCGTTAAAAACCATAACGTATTCATTTCAGCGAAAGAATTTATGGATGAGTTCCCAAAAATCATTTGGCATATGGATGATCCTTTAGCTGATCCAGCAGCTGTACCATTGTACTTCGTTGCTAAAGAAGCACGTAAACATGTAACAGTTGTTCTTTCAGGTGAAGGCGCAGACGAGCTATTTGGTGGTTATAACATTTACCGTGAGCCAAACTCACTAAAAATGTTCTCTTACATTCCTAGCCCAGGTAAGAGTGTTCTAAAAGCATTGAGTGGTGCTCTTAAAGAAGGATTTAAAGGTAAGAGCTTCCTAGAGCGTGGATGTACACCAATTGAAGAGCGTTACTATGGAAATGCGAAAATCTTCCGTGAAGAAGAAAAAGCTGAATTAATGAAGTATTACAATGAAAGTGTTAACTATATGGATATCACGAAACCATTGTATAACGAGATTAAAGATTATGATGATGTAAGTAAAATGCAGTACATTGACATGTTCACATGGTTACGCGGTGACATTTTATTAAAAGCTGATAAAATGACAATGGCAAACTCATTAGAACTTCGTGTACCGTTCTTAGATAAAGAAGTATTCGATGTTGCATCTAAAATTCCAACTGAACTTAAGATTGCTAACGGAACTACGAAAGCTATTTTACGTGAAGCAGCACGCGGAATCGTTCCAGATCACGTATTAGATCGTAAAAAACTTGGATTCCCAGTACCAATTCGTCACTGGTTAAAAGACGAAATGCATGATTGGGCTATAAATATTATAAACGAAAGTAAGACAGAGCATTTAATCGACAAACAGTATGTATTAAACTTACTGGAAGCACATTGTGCAGATAAAGGCGATTATAGCCGTAAAATTTGGACTGTACTTGCGTTTATGGTATGGCACCAAATTTATGTTGAGCATAAATACGATACGAACAAGTTCCATGAAGAAACAAAACGTGCGTATAGCTTAGTGTAA